A DNA window from Camelina sativa cultivar DH55 chromosome 13, Cs, whole genome shotgun sequence contains the following coding sequences:
- the LOC104734588 gene encoding uncharacterized protein LOC104734588: MRKLCPNYNLEDGLETVLEVPMPEELFAASKTKPGWNQMKSYWSKPTATATGTATATNMTRLFGGRNAEIQLLLGVVGAPLIPLPVQPDHHNDYENPIHKDIKDQPLEMSMAQYIVKQYIAAVGGDRALNAVESMYAMGKVRMTASEFCTGEGSLNSKMVKARSIKSGGGEVGGFVLWQKGIELWCLELVVSGCKISAGSDAKVAWRQTPWHPSHASRGPPRPLRRFLQGLDPKSTANLFARSVCMGEKKINDEDCFILKLDAEPSALKARSSSNIEIIRHTVWGCFSQRTGLLIQLEDSHLLRIKAQDDNSIFWETTMESLIQDYRTIDGIQVAHAGKSSVSLFRFGENSDNHSRTRMEETWEIEEMDFNIKGLSMDCFLPPSDLKKDDDEEEEVECGLAANNEKLPMKIRSASLRISSSKILAIVEEEEDESEVTEET, translated from the exons ATGAGGAAACTATGTCCAAATTACAACCTCGAAGACGGGTTAGAAACCGTCCTCGAGGTTCCAATGCCTGAGGAGTTGTTTGCTGCGTCCAAGACAAAACCAGGATGGAACCAAATGAAGTCTTACTGGTCAAAACCTACCGCGACCGCAACCGGAACCGCAACAGCCACAAACATGACAAGACTCTTTGGTGGTCGTAACGCAGAGATCCAGCTCCTTCTTGGAGTCGTTGGAGCTCCTTTGATCCCTCTCCCCGTTCAGCCTGACCACCATAACGATTACGAGAACCCCATCCACaaagacatcaaagatcaacctCTC GAGATGTCGATGGCACAATACATAGTGAAGCAATACATAGCGGCGGTAGGAGGCGATCGTGCGTTAAACGCGGTAGAGAGCATGTACGCGATGGGAAAAGTGAGGATGACGGCATCAGAGTTCTGTACAGGAGAAGGAAGCTTGAACAGCAAAATGGTGAAGGCGAGGAGTATAAAGAGCGGAGGAGGAGAAGTGGGAGGCTTTGTGTTGTGGCAGAAGGGAATAGAGTTATGGTGTCTTGAGCTAGTCGTCTCAGGCTGCAAAATCAGTGCCGGTAGTGACGCCAAAGTCGCTTGGAGACAAACTCCTTGGCATCCTTCTCATGCCTCTCGTGGTCCTCCTAGACCATTGCGACGTTTCCTCCAG ggtcTTGATCCAAAATCAACGGCTAATCTATTCGCAAGATCGGTATGCatgggagagaagaagataaatgacGAAGACTGTTTCATACTCAAACTAGACGCAGAGCCATCAGCACTCAAGGCGAGAAGCAGCAGCAATATAGAGATCATACGTCACACTGTGTGGGGATGTTTCAGCCAGAGAACAGGTCTTCTGATTCAACTTGAAGACTCTCACCTtctaagaatcaaagctcaagACGATAACAGCATCTTCTGGGAGACAACAATGGAGTCTCTCATCCAAGATTACAGGACCATCGATGGTATCCAGGTAGCACACGCTGGCAAAAgctctgtttctctgtttcgGTTTGGTGAGAACTCGGATAACCACTCGAGGACTCGGATGGAAGAGACTTGGGAGATTGAGGAAATGGATTTTAACATCAAAGGTTTGTCTATGGATTGTTTCTTACCGCCTTCTGATCTCAAGAAggatgatgacgaagaagaagaagtcgaatGTGGTTTAGCTGCTAACAATGAAAAGCTGCCTATGAAGATCCGGAGCGCTTCTTTGAGGATTAGTTCCTCTAAGATCCTAGCAATtgtggaagaagaggaagatgaatcaGAGGTCACTGAAGAGACATAA